A window from Acinonyx jubatus isolate Ajub_Pintada_27869175 chromosome E1, VMU_Ajub_asm_v1.0, whole genome shotgun sequence encodes these proteins:
- the GALR2 gene encoding galanin receptor type 2, whose translation MNGSGGPRAEDASEANGRDSWQPEAVIVPMLFVLIFLVGTVGNALVLAVLLRGGQAVSTTNLFILNLGVADLCFIVCCVPFQATIYTLDGWVFGSLLCKAVHFLIFLNMYASSFTLAAVSLDRYLAIRYPLHSRELRTPRNALAAIGLIWGLSLLFSGPYLSYYRQSKLANLTVCHPAWSAPRRRAMDLCTFVFSYLLPVLVLGLTYARTLRYLWRTVDPVAAGSSARRAKRKVTRMIIIVAVLFCLCWMPHHALILCVWFGRFPLTPATYALRILSHLVSYANSCVNPIVYALVSKHFRKGFRKICAGLLRRAPRRASGRVCIAAQGTHRSSVLERESTDGTHVSEAAGPSAPVLAPLSSPPALNLVPGPSWRDQNAPNGIPAVNAT comes from the exons ATGAATGGCTCGGGTGGCCCGCGGGCCGAGGACGCCAGTGAGGCGAATGGCAGGGACAGCTGGCAGCCCGAGGCGGTTATCGTGCCCATGTTGTTCGTGCTCATCTTCTTGGTGGGCACCGTGGGCAACGCGCTGGTGCTGGCCGTGCTGCTGCGCGGCGGCCAGGCGGTCAGCACCACCAACCTGTTCATCCTCAACCTGGGCGTGGCCGACCTGTGCTTCATCGTGTGCTGCGTGCCTTTCCAGGCCACCATCTACACCCTGGACGGCTGGGTGTTCGGCTCGCTGCTCTGCAAGGCCGTGCATTTCCTCATCTTCCTCAACATGTACGCCAGCAGCTTCACGCTGGCTGCTGTCTCCCTGGACAG GTATCTGGCCATCCGCTACCCGCTGCACTCCCGAGAGCTGCGCACACCTCGCAACGCGCTGGCTGCCATCGGGCTCATCTGGGGGCTGTCGCTGCTCTTCTCCGGGCCCTACCTGAGTTACTACCGCCAGTCGAAGTTGGCCAACCTGACTGTGTGCCACCCGGCGTGGAGCGCGCCTCGTCGCCGCGCCATGGACCTCTGCACCTTTGTCTTCAGCTACCTGCTTCCCGTGCTGGTGCTCGGCCTGACCTACGCGCGCACCCTGCGCTACCTGTGGCGAACGGTCGACCCGGTGGCCGCCGGTTCGAGCGCCCGGCGCGCCAAGCGCAAGGTGACGCGCATGATCATCATCGTGGCTGTGCTCTTCTGCCTCTGTTGGATGCCTCACCACGCGCTCATCCTCTGCGTGTGGTTCGGCCGCTTCCCGCTTACACCTGCCACCTACGCGCTGCGCATCCTCTCGCACCTGGTCTCCTATGCCAACTCCTGTGTCAACCCCATCGTCTACGCGCTCGTCTCCAAGCACTTCCGCAAGGGCTTCCGCAAGATCTGCGCAGGTCTGCTGCGCCGTGCCCCACGTAGAGCCTCAGGCCGCGTGTGCATCGCCGCACAGGGGACCCACCGCAGCAGCGTCCTAGAGCGTGAGTCCACCGACGGGACGCACGTGAGCGAGGCTGCCGGGCCCTCCGCCCCTGTGCTGGCACCTCTCAGCAGTCCCCCGGCCTTGAACCTGGTACCCGGGCCATCCTGGCGGGACCAAAATGCCCCCAACGGCATCCCAGCCGTGAATGCGACCTGA